Proteins encoded by one window of Vitis riparia cultivar Riparia Gloire de Montpellier isolate 1030 chromosome 11, EGFV_Vit.rip_1.0, whole genome shotgun sequence:
- the LOC117925670 gene encoding cell differentiation protein rcd1-like, producing the protein MEEEAEIQENHDLPEFSWEERSLHLLQNSRLDKDFAKLKCPRKGGKKHRVRCMSKPMAIPEVILELQEPIVRESALRCLSTFLLEKRTEDPENYYRTGHLLFHSCCTMAILLQELLSFFRMIGDQNPSVRSSKRLANVLTLFQCIAANRETRLRFIDTCVPNLLQPVILYQTPLEVFENVRAVALSVIAILCQAGDPTIIQWAVKSNMVEICCTSIAMGNELTKVVGMHILEAIMQDESGLRYICSPMSDHLLQKMMTTWEHLVNLLAVDDDFSPRLLFHSIRCYFLACCDVRGLSLVKEKLPKTISNGFFLDIVGDFPLMGDLLQELLLTVDKIYDFLPDNLDDVYDH; encoded by the exons ATGGAGGAAGAAGCagaaattcaagaaaatcaCGATCTGCCAGAGTTCTCATGGGAAGAAAGATCTCTCCATCTCCTTCAAAACTCAAGGCTCGACAAAG ACTTCGCCAAGCTCAAATGCCCAAGAAAGGGAGGCAAGAAGCACAGAGTGCGATGTATGAGTAAACCAATGGCAATCCCGGAAGTGATTCTCGAGCTTCAGGAACCAATAGTACGAGAATCGGCTCTCAGATGTCTCAGTACTTTCCTTCTCGAG AAAAGGACAGAAGATCCAGAAAATTACTATAGGACCGGCCACTTGCTATTCCATTCCTGCTGTACAATGGCAATCCTGTTACAG GAGTTGTTGTCATTTTTCAGAATGATAGGGGATCAAAATCCTAGTGTAAGATCATCCAAGCGTCTAGCAAATGTTCTCACCCTTTTCCAG TGCATTGCAGCTAACAGAGAAACAAGACTGCGATTTATTGACA CCTGTGTGCCCAACTTGTTGCAACCTGTGATACTCTATCAAACCCCACTGGAGGTATTTGAGAATGTTCGAGCTGTTGCCTTGTCTGTGATTGCCATTCTATGCCAG GCTGGAGATCCCACGATCATCCAATGGGCTGTCAAAAGCAATATGGTGGAAATTTGTTGTACTAGCATAGCCATGGGAAATGAGCTCACCAAAGTG GTTGGAATGCACATTCTTGAAGCTATAATGCAAGACGAATCGGGCTTACGCTATATTTGTAGTCCAATGAGTGATCATTTGCTACAGAAAATGATGACGACATGGGAGCATCTG gTCAATCTCTTGGCTGTGGATGACGACTTCTCTCCTAGGCTTCTTTTTCACAGTATCAGATGCTATTTTCTTGCCTGTTGTGATGTGAG GGGACTTAGCCTTGTGAAAGAGAAATTACCTAAAACCATCTCAAATGGTTTTTTTCTTGATATCGTCGGA GATTTTCCATTGATGGGAGATTTGCTTCAAGAGCTGCTCCTGACAGTTGATAAAATCTACGACTTCTTACCCGATAATCTTGACGATGTTTATGACCATTAA